A single region of the Actinoplanes sp. SE50/110 genome encodes:
- a CDS encoding S1C family serine protease, which produces MGVNPHEQSPYTPMPPQQYWPQPAPPPRRRPVGALVAGALAALMVTGGAGFAAGWGLRSEPVAQQSTRGSHLPRDPGDGASSSAGATDAQVAAVAAKVDPALVDIDTVLGAQNGAAAGTGIVIGADGIVLTNNHVIAGATAITVTDIGDHRAYRAAVVGYDRARDIAVLHLDGASGLATATLAESTPVRQGDPVVAIGNAGGAGGTPGAVGGVVAALHRSITAQDASSGASEQLTDLIEVNAAIRPGDSGGPLLTTDGTVIGVDTAASTGFRYPASGGAGYAIPIDAAMSIVRQIQAGQASDGSHLGATGYLGIGAADGAGGAAVRSVVRGSPAASAGLARGDTITAVDGARVGSAAALIERLDRHHPGDRVKLSWTDTAGRTRSGTVALASGPVG; this is translated from the coding sequence ATGGGGGTGAACCCGCACGAGCAGTCGCCGTACACGCCGATGCCGCCGCAGCAGTACTGGCCGCAGCCGGCCCCGCCGCCGCGGCGACGGCCGGTGGGTGCGCTGGTGGCCGGTGCGCTCGCGGCGCTGATGGTCACCGGTGGGGCCGGGTTCGCCGCGGGTTGGGGTCTGCGGAGCGAGCCGGTCGCGCAGCAGAGCACCCGAGGATCCCACCTGCCCCGAGATCCCGGCGACGGCGCCTCGTCCTCAGCCGGGGCCACCGACGCCCAGGTCGCCGCGGTCGCGGCCAAGGTCGACCCGGCCCTGGTCGACATCGACACCGTCCTCGGCGCGCAGAACGGCGCGGCCGCCGGCACCGGCATCGTGATCGGCGCGGACGGCATCGTGCTCACCAACAACCACGTGATCGCCGGCGCCACCGCCATCACGGTCACCGACATCGGCGACCACCGGGCTTACCGGGCCGCCGTCGTCGGCTACGACCGCGCCCGGGACATCGCCGTGCTCCACCTCGACGGAGCGTCCGGCCTGGCCACCGCCACGCTCGCTGAGTCGACCCCGGTCCGCCAGGGCGACCCGGTCGTCGCGATCGGCAACGCGGGTGGCGCCGGCGGCACCCCCGGCGCGGTCGGCGGCGTGGTCGCCGCACTGCACCGGTCGATCACCGCGCAGGACGCGTCGAGCGGCGCGTCCGAGCAGCTCACCGACCTGATCGAGGTGAACGCCGCGATCCGGCCCGGTGATTCCGGCGGCCCGCTGCTGACCACCGACGGCACGGTGATCGGGGTCGACACCGCCGCCTCGACCGGTTTCCGCTATCCGGCCTCGGGCGGTGCCGGCTACGCGATCCCGATCGACGCCGCGATGAGCATCGTCCGGCAGATCCAGGCCGGTCAGGCCTCCGACGGCAGTCACCTGGGCGCCACCGGCTATCTGGGGATCGGCGCGGCCGACGGTGCCGGCGGCGCCGCGGTGCGCAGCGTGGTGCGGGGTTCGCCGGCCGCCTCGGCGGGCCTCGCCCGCGGCGACACGATCACCGCCGTCGACGGCGCCCGGGTCGGCTCGGCGGCCGCGCTGATCGAGCGGCTGGACCGGCACCACCCCGGCGACCGGGTGAAGCTGTCCTGGACGGACACCGCCGGCCGGACCCGCTCCGGCACCGTGGCCCTGGCGAGCGGCCCGGTCGGGTGA
- a CDS encoding GNAT family N-acetyltransferase, with product MTVEISYRPADAPVPRLAALFATAWWAAGRTDDEVARIVAGSDVVVAAVDRDSGRLAGFARVLTDGVALAMVLDVIVAPEHRGTGVGALVMDAVLRHPAVAAARSVELVCQPELLPFYRRWGFTDRVGRSRLMRRTADPALTDDDQTPPTAERRPVP from the coding sequence ATGACCGTCGAGATCTCCTACCGCCCCGCGGACGCGCCGGTCCCCCGGCTGGCGGCGCTGTTCGCCACCGCCTGGTGGGCGGCCGGGCGCACCGACGACGAGGTGGCCCGGATCGTGGCCGGCTCGGACGTGGTCGTCGCCGCCGTGGACCGTGACTCCGGCCGCCTCGCCGGATTCGCCCGGGTGCTGACCGACGGTGTCGCCCTGGCGATGGTGCTGGACGTGATCGTCGCCCCGGAGCATCGCGGCACCGGCGTGGGCGCGCTCGTGATGGACGCGGTGCTGCGGCATCCCGCGGTGGCGGCGGCGCGCAGCGTCGAGCTGGTCTGCCAGCCGGAGTTGCTGCCGTTCTACCGCCGGTGGGGCTTCACCGACCGGGTCGGGCGGTCGCGGCTGATGCGCCGGACCGCCGATCCGGCCCTGACCGATGACGATCAGACGCCGCCGACCGCTGAGCGCCGGCCCGTGCCGTGA
- a CDS encoding nitroreductase/quinone reductase family protein produces the protein MVWRKFWRTVGSIPGFTPIAKRTVTLDRWVSRITRGRIVALGMAPGLLLTTTGRRSGQPRSCPLQYVTDGEGYVVVGSNWGGPNAPAWVHNLRATPRATITIGGRDVPVDALEADGDERERLWQLFVDQWPGYARYRDRAAHRTLRIFRLVPVR, from the coding sequence ATGGTCTGGCGAAAATTCTGGCGTACGGTCGGCTCGATCCCCGGGTTCACCCCGATCGCGAAACGCACCGTGACCCTCGACCGCTGGGTCAGCCGGATCACCCGCGGCCGGATCGTGGCCCTCGGCATGGCCCCCGGCCTGCTGCTCACCACCACCGGCCGGCGCAGTGGTCAGCCCCGCAGCTGCCCGCTGCAGTACGTCACGGACGGCGAGGGGTACGTGGTGGTCGGCTCCAACTGGGGCGGCCCGAACGCCCCGGCATGGGTCCACAACCTGCGCGCGACGCCCCGCGCCACCATCACCATCGGCGGCCGCGACGTGCCGGTCGACGCGCTGGAGGCCGACGGCGACGAGCGGGAACGCCTGTGGCAGTTGTTCGTGGACCAGTGGCCGGGCTACGCCCGATACCGCGACCGGGCCGCCCACCGCACCCTGCGCATCTTCCGCCTCGTCCCGGTCAGGTAA
- a CDS encoding SDR family oxidoreductase yields MSRGVVLITGASAGLGEEMARQFAALGYDLALCARRVDRLAALRDELPGRRVVVKQLDVTDDAAVSRVFGEFAAEFGRIDRVVVNAGLGKGAPLGTGRFAANRATAMVNFVGALAQADAALEIFRRQRGGHLVLISSMSALRGMRRSMTTYAATKAGVAAIAEGVRSERIPGVDVSVIYPGYIRSEMNEHVQQKTRFMVDTPVGVRAMVAAIEKRRLKAFVPAWPWVPIGAAMRLLPLSVVRRMV; encoded by the coding sequence ATGTCACGAGGAGTCGTCCTGATCACGGGTGCCAGTGCCGGCCTCGGCGAGGAGATGGCCAGGCAGTTCGCGGCGCTCGGCTACGACCTGGCGCTGTGCGCGCGCCGGGTGGACCGGCTGGCGGCGCTGCGCGACGAGCTGCCCGGCCGCCGGGTGGTCGTCAAGCAGCTGGACGTCACCGACGACGCCGCGGTGTCCCGGGTGTTCGGCGAGTTCGCCGCCGAGTTCGGCCGGATCGACCGGGTGGTGGTCAACGCCGGGCTGGGCAAGGGCGCGCCGCTGGGCACCGGCCGGTTCGCCGCGAACCGGGCGACCGCGATGGTCAACTTCGTGGGGGCGCTCGCCCAGGCGGACGCCGCGCTGGAGATCTTCCGCCGGCAGCGGGGCGGCCATCTGGTGCTGATCTCGTCGATGTCGGCGCTGCGCGGGATGCGCAGATCGATGACGACGTACGCGGCGACCAAGGCCGGCGTGGCGGCGATCGCCGAGGGTGTCCGGTCGGAGCGGATTCCCGGCGTCGACGTGTCGGTGATCTATCCGGGGTACATCCGGTCGGAGATGAACGAGCACGTCCAGCAGAAGACCAGGTTCATGGTCGACACCCCGGTCGGGGTGCGGGCGATGGTCGCGGCGATCGAGAAACGCCGGTTGAAGGCGTTCGTCCCGGCCTGGCCGTGGGTGCCGATCGGCGCCGCGATGCGGCTTCTTCCGCTTTCCGTCGTACGAAGGATGGTGTGA
- a CDS encoding histidine phosphatase family protein has translation MARLLLIRHGQASFGADDYDALSDRGHEQAAALGRVLAARGVRPTLLLRGTMRRHRETLDGLGLDAPVVTDANWNEFDFQHVVEVHRPHFRDRAAMMAELNRSEQPGRAFQAIFDEATARWCSGAFDAEYAESFAAFRTRVAAALTAVAALLREHRDVVAVSSGGPIAIAAALLTAGPDAPANTLATIWAALNRVSVNTGVTKIIAGRAGLSLSTFNEHTHTETEPRLLSYR, from the coding sequence GTGGCCCGGCTTCTGCTGATCCGGCACGGTCAGGCGTCGTTCGGCGCCGACGACTACGACGCCCTCTCCGACCGGGGGCACGAGCAGGCCGCCGCGCTGGGCCGGGTGCTCGCCGCCCGCGGGGTGCGGCCCACGCTGCTGCTGCGCGGCACCATGCGCCGGCATCGGGAAACCCTGGACGGGCTGGGTTTGGACGCGCCGGTGGTGACCGACGCGAACTGGAACGAGTTCGACTTCCAGCACGTCGTCGAGGTGCATCGCCCGCACTTCCGGGACCGGGCCGCGATGATGGCCGAGCTGAACCGGTCGGAGCAGCCGGGCCGCGCCTTCCAGGCGATCTTCGACGAGGCCACCGCCCGCTGGTGTTCCGGTGCTTTCGACGCCGAGTACGCCGAGTCCTTCGCCGCGTTCCGCACCCGGGTCGCCGCCGCGCTCACCGCGGTCGCCGCCCTGCTGCGCGAGCACCGGGACGTCGTCGCGGTCAGCTCGGGCGGCCCGATCGCGATCGCCGCCGCCCTGCTCACCGCCGGCCCGGACGCGCCGGCCAACACCCTGGCGACGATCTGGGCGGCGCTGAACCGGGTGTCGGTGAACACCGGCGTCACCAAGATCATCGCCGGGCGGGCCGGGCTGTCGCTGTCCACCTTCAACGAGCACACCCACACCGAGACCGAGCCGCGGCTGCTGAGCTACCGCTGA